The Lutibacter sp. Hel_I_33_5 genome has a window encoding:
- a CDS encoding OstA-like protein, translating into MKRICFFSLLILSYLANAQAKKVTIEKSDYSYVDEEKFPGATVFIGDVIMHHDGAKLTCKKALYYQERNFFKAFGDVVINQGDTIKQTSDYSDYDANTKQALSWGNVVLTDPSMVLKTDTLHFDRINQKLYYKHYATIKDETNVLKSKYGNYYLENKKFTATTRVTVDNPEHNVVSNHLDYYTQYGTAYLYGPSTITNSQNENKIYCERGFYNTKTDISHFVKNAKLFLKERTIEGDSLYYDKNKGFASATKNIKVIDTVQNSIAKGHYAELFDFKDSLFITKRAVAISVFEKDSSYTHGDTLLVTGKAKNRILRAFHNVKIFKSDLQGKCDSLHTNEAIGLTKMYRNPVLWSEKSQITGDTIHLLNNSVTNKLDSLKVLNNSLIVQKDSLGKDDYNQIKGRNMFGKFEKNKLRILLVKGNAESVYYNRDDSGTLETITKEISSNIEFTLVDNEIEQIKYITSPDGTSFPPDKVTDDVVKLKGFIWRDDERPKVMEDIFIKDLSGKPLPKVKKGTAKIKEKPTTKLDSINTKRKVFLMDKLKDQ; encoded by the coding sequence TTGAAAAGAATATGCTTTTTTAGTTTACTAATTCTCTCCTACTTAGCAAATGCACAAGCTAAAAAAGTGACTATAGAAAAGTCTGACTATTCTTATGTTGATGAAGAAAAGTTTCCTGGCGCTACCGTATTTATTGGTGATGTAATTATGCATCATGATGGAGCAAAACTCACCTGTAAAAAAGCATTGTATTATCAAGAAAGGAATTTTTTTAAAGCCTTTGGTGATGTAGTCATTAATCAAGGAGATACTATTAAACAAACAAGTGATTATTCGGATTATGATGCCAACACAAAACAAGCATTGTCTTGGGGAAATGTTGTATTAACAGATCCTAGCATGGTTTTAAAAACGGATACCTTGCATTTTGATAGAATAAATCAAAAGTTATATTACAAACATTACGCAACTATAAAAGACGAAACTAATGTTCTAAAAAGTAAATATGGAAATTACTATTTAGAAAATAAAAAATTTACCGCCACCACAAGAGTTACTGTTGATAATCCAGAGCACAATGTAGTATCTAATCACCTAGATTATTATACACAATATGGTACAGCCTATTTATACGGGCCATCAACTATTACAAACTCACAAAACGAAAATAAAATTTATTGTGAGCGTGGATTCTATAATACCAAAACAGATATCTCTCATTTTGTAAAAAATGCTAAGCTATTTTTAAAAGAAAGAACTATTGAAGGAGATAGTTTGTATTATGATAAAAATAAAGGATTTGCTTCTGCAACAAAGAATATTAAGGTAATAGACACTGTACAAAACTCAATAGCAAAAGGTCATTATGCTGAATTATTCGACTTTAAAGATTCACTATTTATTACAAAACGAGCTGTTGCAATTTCTGTTTTTGAAAAAGATTCTAGCTATACGCATGGTGATACCCTTTTGGTTACTGGAAAAGCAAAAAATAGAATATTAAGAGCATTTCATAATGTAAAAATATTCAAATCAGACTTACAAGGAAAATGCGATTCATTACATACTAATGAAGCAATCGGGTTAACAAAAATGTATAGAAATCCAGTTTTATGGTCAGAAAAAAGTCAGATTACTGGAGATACCATTCATTTATTAAATAATTCTGTAACTAATAAGCTAGACTCATTAAAAGTGCTAAATAATTCGTTAATCGTTCAAAAAGATTCTTTAGGGAAAGATGATTATAATCAGATTAAAGGCAGAAATATGTTTGGTAAATTTGAAAAAAACAAACTAAGAATACTTTTGGTAAAAGGAAATGCAGAATCTGTTTATTACAATAGAGATGATAGTGGCACCTTAGAAACCATAACAAAAGAAATTTCAAGTAATATTGAATTTACCTTAGTAGATAATGAAATTGAGCAAATAAAATATATCACTAGTCCAGATGGAACATCATTTCCTCCCGATAAAGTTACGGATGATGTTGTAAAATTAAAAGGATTTATTTGGCGTGATGATGAAAGACCTAAAGTAATGGAAGATATTTTTATTAAAGATCTATCTGGTAAACCATTACCAAAAGTCAAAAAAGGTACAGCTAAAATTAAAGAAAAACCAACTACTAAACTTGATAGTATAAATACTAAAAGGAAAGTATTTTTAATGGATAAACTAAAAGATCAGTAA
- a CDS encoding aspartate aminotransferase family protein: MKTDFYKYQAQTSPHPLALEISHAKGNYIYDTSGNEYLDFVAGVSANSLGHNHPKVSEAIKNQLDKYTHVMVYGEFIQKPQLELCKALAENSPDNLNAVYITNSGTEATEGALKLAKRFTNRHEIIAAKNGYHGNTQGAMSVCGAEKQNAAFRPLIPGTKFIEFNNQIDIDKITTKTAAVILETIQGGAGFIDPKNDYLNEIQQRCNQVGALFILDEIQTGIGRTGKFWGFENYNVVPDIIITGKGLGGGMPIGAFISSTEIMETLKDNPKLGHITTFGGHPVIASAGLATLNEITKSNLISNTLNKEQLIRNLLVHPLIKEIRGKGLMLALLVKSSEIASKIILQCLEEGLLLFWLLFEGKAIRITPPLTISEEEIKKGCAILLRVLSNLEK, from the coding sequence ATGAAAACTGATTTTTATAAATATCAAGCACAAACTTCACCACACCCTTTAGCATTAGAAATATCGCATGCAAAAGGAAATTATATTTATGATACCTCTGGAAATGAATATTTAGACTTTGTTGCTGGCGTTTCTGCAAATAGTTTAGGTCATAATCACCCAAAAGTATCAGAAGCTATTAAAAATCAACTGGATAAATACACACATGTTATGGTGTATGGTGAGTTTATTCAGAAACCACAATTAGAACTTTGTAAAGCATTAGCAGAAAATTCTCCAGATAATCTAAACGCAGTTTATATAACTAATTCTGGAACAGAAGCGACAGAAGGCGCATTAAAATTAGCAAAACGTTTTACCAATCGACATGAAATAATTGCAGCAAAAAACGGGTATCATGGTAATACTCAAGGTGCCATGAGTGTTTGTGGAGCTGAAAAACAAAATGCAGCTTTTCGCCCATTAATCCCAGGAACAAAATTTATTGAATTTAATAATCAAATTGATATTGACAAAATAACAACAAAAACTGCAGCTGTTATTTTAGAAACAATTCAAGGGGGTGCAGGTTTTATTGATCCTAAAAACGATTATTTAAATGAAATACAACAACGTTGCAATCAAGTTGGAGCCTTATTTATTTTAGATGAAATCCAAACTGGGATAGGCAGGACTGGAAAGTTTTGGGGGTTCGAAAATTATAATGTAGTTCCAGATATTATTATTACTGGGAAAGGTTTGGGTGGTGGAATGCCAATTGGTGCTTTTATTTCTTCTACAGAAATAATGGAGACCTTAAAAGATAATCCAAAATTGGGGCATATTACTACATTTGGAGGTCATCCAGTAATTGCATCAGCAGGATTAGCGACTTTAAATGAAATTACAAAGTCTAACTTAATTTCTAACACATTAAATAAAGAACAACTTATTCGAAATTTATTAGTTCATCCTTTGATAAAAGAAATTAGAGGAAAAGGATTAATGCTTGCTTTACTTGTTAAAAGTTCTGAGATAGCTTCAAAAATTATTCTACAATGCTTGGAAGAAGGATTATTATTATTCTGGTTATTATTTGAAGGGAAAGCTATCCGAATTACACCACCATTAACTATTTCTGAAGAAGAAATAAAAAAAGGTTGTGCAATTTTATTAAGAGTTTTATCAAATCTAGAAAAGTAA
- a CDS encoding aconitate hydratase yields the protein MAFDINMIKEVYANVVERVDAARNITGKPLTLAEKILYSHLWDSKSNKAFVRGKDYVDFAPDRIALQDATAQMALLQFMQAGKSKVAVPTTTHCDHLIQAKNGASTDLQSALNTSNEVFNFLESVSNKYGLGFWKPGAGIIHQVVLENYAFPGGMMIGTDSHTVNAGGLGMVAIGVGGADAVDVMAGMAWELKFPKLIGVKLTGKLSGWTAPKDVILKVAGIVSAKGGTGAIVEYFGDGAKAMSCTGKGTICNMGAEIGATTSTFGYDESMERYLRATDRDDVADAANEVKEYLTGDAEVYANPEQYFDQVIEIDLSELSPLLNGPFTPDLSTKAGSDMTAIANEKDWPLKVEWGLIGSCTNSSYEDLSRAASIAQQAIDKGLSTKADFGINPGSEKVRYTADRDGILEVFENLDAKIFTNACGPCIGQWARYEDPKNAPKNSIIHSFNRNFAKRADGNPNTHAFVASPEMVAAITIAGRLDFNPITDTLINKDGQEVKLDEPTGWELPPKGFEVKDDGYLAPEEDGSSVEIKVNKDSERLELLTPFTPLGNDLSGVKLLIKAHGKCTTDHISMAGPWLRYRGHLDNISNNCLIGAVNAYNMKTNFVKSQLDGEYDAVPKTARAYKAAGIKTIVVGDHNYGEGSSREHAAMEPRHLGVAAVLVKSFARIHETNLKKQGMLGLTFANEADYDLIQEDDTFNFVDLNEFSAGKPLTLEVVHADGSKDTVLANHTYNEGQIEWYNEGSALNLIKKQNA from the coding sequence ATGGCTTTTGATATTAATATGATTAAAGAAGTTTACGCAAACGTTGTAGAACGAGTAGATGCCGCGCGTAACATTACAGGGAAACCATTAACATTAGCAGAGAAAATTTTATATTCTCACTTATGGGATAGTAAATCAAATAAAGCATTTGTTAGAGGGAAAGATTATGTAGATTTTGCTCCAGATAGAATTGCTTTACAAGATGCAACTGCTCAAATGGCATTATTACAGTTTATGCAAGCTGGAAAAAGTAAAGTTGCTGTACCTACAACTACACATTGTGATCATTTAATTCAAGCTAAAAACGGAGCAAGTACTGATTTACAGTCTGCTTTAAATACAAGTAATGAAGTTTTTAATTTCTTAGAATCAGTATCTAATAAATACGGTTTAGGTTTTTGGAAACCAGGAGCAGGAATTATTCATCAAGTAGTATTAGAAAATTATGCATTTCCTGGAGGAATGATGATTGGTACCGATTCTCACACAGTAAATGCTGGTGGATTAGGTATGGTTGCTATTGGTGTTGGTGGAGCAGATGCAGTAGATGTAATGGCAGGAATGGCTTGGGAATTAAAATTTCCAAAACTAATTGGTGTTAAATTAACAGGAAAACTTTCTGGTTGGACTGCGCCTAAAGATGTTATTTTAAAAGTTGCAGGTATTGTTTCTGCAAAAGGAGGAACAGGAGCGATTGTAGAATATTTTGGTGATGGAGCAAAAGCAATGTCTTGTACAGGAAAAGGTACAATTTGTAATATGGGAGCAGAAATAGGAGCAACCACTTCTACTTTTGGATATGATGAATCTATGGAACGTTATTTACGTGCTACAGATAGAGATGATGTTGCAGATGCTGCAAATGAAGTAAAAGAGTATTTAACTGGTGATGCTGAAGTATATGCAAATCCAGAACAATATTTTGATCAAGTAATAGAAATTGATTTATCAGAATTATCACCATTATTAAATGGTCCATTTACTCCAGATTTATCTACTAAAGCTGGTTCAGATATGACAGCTATAGCAAACGAAAAAGATTGGCCTTTAAAAGTAGAATGGGGATTAATCGGTTCTTGTACAAACTCTTCTTATGAAGATTTGTCTAGAGCAGCTTCAATTGCACAACAAGCTATTGATAAAGGATTAAGTACAAAAGCAGATTTTGGTATTAATCCAGGATCAGAAAAAGTACGTTATACAGCAGATAGAGATGGTATTTTAGAAGTTTTTGAAAACTTAGATGCTAAGATTTTTACAAATGCTTGTGGACCATGTATCGGTCAGTGGGCACGTTATGAAGATCCTAAAAATGCACCTAAAAACTCTATCATTCACTCGTTTAACAGAAATTTTGCTAAACGTGCAGATGGGAATCCAAATACACACGCATTTGTTGCATCACCAGAAATGGTAGCAGCAATTACAATAGCTGGTCGTTTAGATTTTAATCCAATTACCGATACTTTAATTAATAAAGACGGTCAAGAAGTTAAATTAGATGAGCCAACTGGATGGGAATTACCTCCAAAAGGTTTTGAAGTAAAAGATGATGGTTATTTAGCACCAGAAGAGGATGGAAGTAGTGTTGAAATAAAAGTAAATAAAGATTCTGAAAGACTAGAATTATTAACTCCTTTTACACCGTTAGGAAATGATTTATCGGGTGTTAAGTTATTAATAAAAGCACATGGTAAATGTACTACAGACCATATTTCTATGGCTGGGCCTTGGTTACGTTACCGTGGACATTTAGATAATATTTCTAACAACTGTTTAATTGGTGCAGTAAATGCATATAATATGAAAACGAACTTTGTAAAAAGCCAGTTAGATGGAGAATATGATGCAGTACCAAAAACAGCAAGAGCTTATAAAGCGGCTGGAATAAAAACAATAGTTGTTGGAGATCATAATTATGGTGAAGGTTCTTCTAGAGAACATGCAGCGATGGAGCCACGTCATTTAGGTGTTGCAGCTGTTTTAGTAAAATCTTTTGCTAGAATTCATGAAACAAACCTTAAAAAACAAGGAATGTTAGGTTTAACATTTGCTAATGAAGCTGATTATGATTTAATTCAAGAAGATGATACTTTTAACTTTGTTGATTTAAATGAATTTTCTGCTGGTAAACCTTTAACATTAGAAGTTGTTCATGCAGATGGTTCTAAAGATACAGTTCTTGCAAATCATACATATAATGAAGGACAAATAGAATGGTATAATGAAGGTTCTGCATTAAATTTAATTAAGAAGCAAAACGCTTAA
- the dnaJ gene encoding molecular chaperone DnaJ, with the protein MAKQDYYEVLGVSKSASQAEIKKGYRKMAIKYHPDKNPDDSSAEEKFKLAAEAYEILSDDNKKARYDQYGHAAFDGPQGGGFGGGGMNMDDIFSQFGDIFGGGFGGGFGGFGGGGGQRQARVKGSNMRIRVKLTLEEIAKGVEKKVKVRRKVQADGVKYKTCSTCNGSGQQMRVTNTILGRMQTATTCGTCQGAGESISSKPNGSDAQGLVVKEETVPINIPAGVTEGVQLKVGGKGNDAPGKNSISGDLLVLIEEIPHEKLKREGTNVHFDLYINFSEAVLGISKEIETVTGKVKIKVDGGTQSGKILRLKGKGLPSIEHYGTGDFLIHINVWTPQELTKDQKRFFEEMKEDENFTPDPKNSDKSFFEKVKDMFS; encoded by the coding sequence ATGGCAAAACAAGATTATTACGAAGTATTAGGAGTTTCTAAATCTGCATCTCAAGCAGAAATAAAGAAAGGATACCGTAAAATGGCAATAAAATATCATCCAGATAAAAATCCAGATGACTCATCCGCTGAAGAAAAATTCAAATTAGCAGCAGAAGCTTATGAGATTTTAAGTGATGACAATAAAAAAGCACGTTATGATCAATACGGTCATGCAGCTTTTGATGGTCCACAAGGTGGTGGATTTGGTGGTGGCGGAATGAATATGGATGATATATTCAGTCAGTTTGGAGATATTTTTGGAGGTGGATTTGGTGGTGGATTCGGTGGATTTGGCGGCGGTGGCGGTCAACGTCAAGCGAGAGTAAAAGGCTCTAATATGCGTATTCGTGTTAAACTTACGTTAGAAGAAATTGCCAAAGGAGTAGAAAAGAAAGTAAAGGTTCGTAGAAAGGTGCAAGCCGATGGCGTTAAATATAAAACCTGTAGTACTTGTAATGGTTCTGGGCAACAAATGCGTGTTACCAATACTATATTAGGTAGAATGCAAACAGCAACAACCTGTGGAACTTGTCAAGGTGCAGGAGAATCTATAAGTTCAAAACCAAACGGTTCGGATGCTCAAGGATTAGTTGTAAAAGAAGAAACAGTACCAATTAATATTCCAGCTGGTGTAACAGAAGGAGTACAATTAAAAGTAGGAGGAAAGGGGAATGATGCTCCAGGTAAAAATTCTATTTCAGGTGACTTATTAGTATTGATTGAAGAAATTCCACATGAAAAATTAAAAAGAGAAGGAACTAATGTTCATTTTGATTTATACATTAATTTCTCAGAAGCTGTCTTAGGAATTAGCAAAGAAATTGAAACCGTAACTGGAAAAGTTAAAATTAAAGTTGACGGTGGAACGCAGTCTGGAAAAATTTTAAGATTGAAAGGAAAAGGACTTCCAAGTATAGAACATTACGGAACAGGAGATTTCTTAATTCACATAAATGTTTGGACTCCACAGGAGTTAACTAAAGATCAAAAACGATTTTTTGAAGAAATGAAAGAAGACGAGAACTTTACGCCAGACCCTAAAAACTCTGATAAATCGTTCTTTGAAAAGGTAAAAGATATGTTTTCTTAA
- a CDS encoding nucleotide exchange factor GrpE: MSKDQYTKEDELEDAIENSQVEENQEEKEEEVVEEPTAEELIQAEKDKYLRLFAEFENYKKRTSRERIELFKTASQELMTSLLPIVDDFERALLHIEEDKEAEELRKGVLLIYQKFYSTLEAKGLTRLEVKKGDVFDAEIHEAITQIPAPTKKLKGKVIDCVEKGYKLGEKVIRYPKVVIGQ, translated from the coding sequence ATGAGTAAAGATCAATATACAAAAGAAGACGAATTAGAAGATGCGATTGAAAACTCGCAAGTAGAAGAGAATCAGGAAGAAAAGGAAGAAGAGGTTGTAGAAGAACCAACAGCAGAAGAATTAATTCAGGCAGAAAAAGATAAGTATTTACGTTTGTTTGCAGAGTTCGAAAACTACAAAAAACGTACTTCTAGAGAGCGTATCGAATTATTTAAAACGGCAAGTCAGGAATTAATGACATCATTACTGCCAATTGTTGACGATTTTGAACGTGCTTTATTACATATAGAAGAAGACAAAGAGGCTGAAGAGTTACGTAAAGGAGTCTTATTAATATATCAAAAGTTTTATTCTACATTAGAAGCTAAAGGTTTAACTAGATTAGAAGTTAAAAAAGGAGATGTTTTTGATGCAGAAATTCACGAAGCAATTACACAAATCCCAGCACCAACAAAGAAATTGAAAGGAAAAGTAATTGATTGTGTGGAAAAAGGTTATAAGCTAGGAGAAAAAGTAATTCGTTATCCAAAAGTGGTTATCGGACAATAA
- the murA gene encoding UDP-N-acetylglucosamine 1-carboxyvinyltransferase, with product MASFKIEGGYKLNGTITPQGAKNEVLQILCAVLLTPEKVTVNNVPDIIDVNKLIFILGELGVKVEKLSSNSYTFQADEINLEYLESAEFKRDGSSLRGSIMIVGPLLARFGKGYIPRPGGDKIGRRRLDTHFEGFIRLGAKFRYNKEEYFYGVEAEDGLTGVEMLLDEASVTGTANIIMAAVFAKGTTTIYNAACEPYIQQLSKMLNSMGAKISGVGSNLLIIEGVTSLGGCTHRVLPDMIEIGSWIGVAVMTQSELTIKDVSWENLGQIPNVFRKLGITLEKRGDDIYIPAQESYEIQNYIDGSVLTVADAPWPGFTPDLLSIVLVIATQAKGTVLIHQKMFESRLFFVDKLIDMGAKVILCDPHRATVIGHNHQSQLKATKMTSPDIRAGISLLIAALSAKGTSIINNIEQIDRGYENIEARLKSIGARIERIND from the coding sequence ATGGCATCATTTAAAATTGAAGGAGGTTATAAGTTAAATGGAACAATTACGCCTCAAGGAGCTAAAAACGAAGTATTGCAAATTCTTTGTGCAGTGCTTTTAACTCCAGAAAAAGTAACAGTAAATAATGTTCCAGATATTATAGATGTTAACAAGCTTATTTTTATTTTAGGAGAACTAGGTGTAAAAGTAGAGAAGTTAAGTTCAAATTCTTATACTTTTCAAGCTGATGAAATAAATCTAGAATACTTAGAATCTGCCGAATTTAAAAGAGATGGAAGTTCTTTAAGAGGTTCTATAATGATTGTTGGCCCTTTATTAGCACGTTTTGGAAAAGGATATATTCCTAGACCAGGAGGTGATAAAATAGGAAGAAGAAGGTTAGATACGCATTTTGAAGGATTTATTCGATTGGGTGCTAAATTCCGTTATAATAAGGAAGAATATTTTTACGGTGTAGAAGCAGAAGATGGTTTAACTGGTGTGGAAATGTTGTTAGATGAAGCCTCAGTAACAGGAACAGCAAATATTATTATGGCAGCTGTTTTTGCCAAAGGAACAACTACAATTTATAACGCAGCTTGTGAACCTTATATTCAACAATTATCTAAAATGTTGAATTCCATGGGTGCAAAAATCTCAGGTGTTGGTTCTAATTTATTAATCATAGAAGGTGTAACTTCTTTAGGAGGATGTACTCACAGAGTATTACCAGATATGATAGAAATTGGTTCTTGGATTGGGGTTGCAGTAATGACCCAATCTGAATTGACCATAAAAGATGTAAGCTGGGAAAACTTAGGACAAATCCCTAATGTATTTAGAAAATTAGGAATTACCTTAGAAAAAAGAGGCGACGATATTTACATTCCAGCACAAGAATCATACGAAATACAAAATTATATAGATGGATCTGTATTAACAGTTGCAGATGCACCTTGGCCTGGATTTACACCAGATTTATTAAGTATTGTTTTGGTAATTGCTACACAAGCAAAAGGGACAGTTTTGATACATCAAAAAATGTTTGAAAGTCGTTTATTCTTTGTAGATAAATTGATTGATATGGGTGCTAAAGTTATTTTATGTGATCCACATAGAGCTACGGTTATTGGTCATAATCATCAATCGCAATTAAAAGCAACAAAAATGACCTCGCCAGATATTAGAGCAGGTATTTCTTTATTGATAGCTGCATTGTCTGCAAAAGGAACATCTATCATTAATAATATTGAGCAAATTGATAGAGGATACGAAAATATTGAAGCTCGTTTAAAATCTATTGGAGCTAGGATTGAACGTATAAACGATTAA
- a CDS encoding DUF4290 domain-containing protein — MTFDLEYNSERTLMIIPEYGRHIQKLVNHCVALETKEERNTMAKAIIDVMGNLQPHLRDVPDFKHKLWDQLFIMSDFKLDADAPYEIPSKEELQEKPESLAYPKSASRYRYYGNNIQTMIDVALSWEEGDKKEALIFAIANHMKKCYLNWNKDTVDDAVIFKHLLVLSDNKIDLTETEEALTESKHLLRKRSSQGQKGKTHHKGKTNHKYRKK; from the coding sequence ATGACATTTGACTTAGAATACAATTCAGAAAGGACTTTAATGATAATTCCAGAATATGGAAGACATATTCAAAAATTGGTAAATCATTGTGTGGCTTTAGAAACAAAAGAAGAGCGAAATACCATGGCAAAAGCTATTATAGATGTTATGGGTAATTTGCAACCACATTTACGTGATGTGCCAGATTTTAAGCACAAATTGTGGGATCAATTGTTTATTATGTCAGATTTCAAATTGGATGCAGATGCACCTTATGAAATTCCGTCTAAAGAAGAATTACAAGAAAAACCAGAATCTTTAGCCTATCCAAAATCTGCCTCTAGATATCGTTATTATGGAAATAATATTCAAACCATGATAGATGTAGCTTTAAGTTGGGAAGAAGGAGATAAAAAAGAAGCATTAATTTTTGCGATTGCAAATCATATGAAAAAATGCTACTTAAATTGGAATAAAGATACCGTTGATGATGCTGTGATTTTTAAGCATTTATTAGTGCTTTCTGATAATAAGATAGATCTAACAGAAACCGAAGAAGCTTTAACAGAAAGTAAACACTTGCTTAGAAAACGTAGTAGTCAAGGACAAAAAGGTAAAACACACCATAAAGGAAAAACAAACCATAAATATCGTAAAAAGTAA